TGTAGCGTAATGGATAATGGCTGTGTACATTATGCTTCGAAGTACTCACTTTTCTCCTCATCAAAAGAGAGAGGAGAGTTCATGAGAAAAAAACGAATTTCCTCAATGCTTAATCCCATTTTTCGTGCTGTAAGGATTAGATCGATCCATTCCTTATCCAGGAGATCTTTAGGAGACGGAGTGGTTTTCATGTTAGTTCCCCTTTTACCCTCCTTTTGTAAAAACAAATAAAATACCCAAAAAATGGTTGGAAAAAGATAGGTAAAAAGCTTATATCAGAAATGATACTTAATTCAGTTTCATATGTAAATCTAGTATTTGTGACTTTTGTTTTAAATTCATGCAAAAAATAATAAGCCACCACTATTTCAGTGCTGGCAACAATGTTATTTATGTCGATTTAACCGCCATTTATTGTACTCCAAAAATTCCCGAAACTGTTCTTTACTTACCCCGGATTTCATAGCCTCTTCGATCAGCTTGTACCATTCTTCATCAACATTCTCGCTTGAAGGAATATCTTTTTCCTGAAGCAATGTGTCTACTGTCACATTTAATACTAGTGCGATTTTCTCAAGAAATTGAATAGAAGGATTTCGCTGAATGCCGCGCTCGATTGAACTCAGATAAGACTTGGCGACACCAGCGCGTTCAGCTAAATCAGAAAGAGAAAGGCCTTTGTCTATTCTAAGCTGCTGTATACGCGAGCCGATCATGTAATAGCCACCCCTTTAAATCTCTTCGTTTATTATAACGTCAACATAGCTGAAACACAACTTTTTGTGGGACTAGTCCTGTGTCGTTTGGCTCATTTATTCGAATTGAACCTACTGACACTGCTAAAAAATTACCTTTCTACTAGATGAAATGTAGCCCCATTATGGCTAAGTATCTATAATTGTGGTTGTTCTTTATAAGAAACGCGTTGTTCGTTATTAAGGTTGAGCAAAAACGAGATATTCAGACGTTATTCAACAAAATAGTCGATTTTCGCTGTTTTTGGTCTATTTTTAGAGAAAATTGATATTTTACATTCTTTTGCTTGTACAGGATACTAATTTCAAATCGTTCTTTATAAAGAACAAAGCGAACAAAGTGTTCTCTATAAAGAAAGTTTCGAATTTGAACGGCGCTTACTGCTGTCGATTTGAAATGGATAGGGATGCACAGAAAAACGTACAAAAAAAATCGGAGAGGAGAGATCCATTCTGCATGCCAATTTGTCAGAAGCAGTAACGGTAATCTGCCTGCTAATTGTAATAATTATACTATTTTTTATGGGGATCTTGGTGATTAAATCAAGGAACTTGTTGATAGAAAGGAGAACGCGCGTTTACCTGAGACAGTTTCAAGACTACTTCACGTATATCCAGTCTCAGATGGACTCGCCTGAGAGATTGAAACCGCCTTACTGGCAATTAAATCGTTTGGAAATGAGAGTTCTGCAACAAAAACTCATTGAATGGATCGAATCTCTAACAGGAAGCCACCGAGAGAAAATGATTACACTATGTGAGGATACAGGACTCGTCAAGCAAAACCTCCGAAGGCTGTATAGTCGCTTCCATTGGATAAGGATCGATGCAGCGTACTTTCTAGGAGCAATGCGGTCGGAGGAAGCTGTACCAAGACTTCTACAATTGCTACAGACAAAAAAACTCGATCCTACTCATTTTATCATCGCGAGATCTATCGCTAAGTGTGCGAGAAATCTGGAGGATATAAGGAACATGCTGATGCTCCTTGTAAAACATCGAAAAAGCAATCATTACCTTGCCGTTGACATCATGAAAGAGACAGATCTCGATTGCACACCATTATTGCTTGAATGTTTGCGAAGTACGGACAAGGATTTGAATAAAATCGCTTTGATTGGATGGTCTGCTCCTTTAACCGCGGAGATTGCCGATTTAGTATATCGGCAGATCGATTCGGAAGACAAGGAAGTCCGCATCCAGTCAATGAGGTTGCTGTTCAAATATGATGCTGTTTTGGCAACGGCATTGTTCGAGTCCTTGATGAAGACGAACGATATGGAAGTTTGTCAGAATACTGAAATGATTGAGATGTATGCCAGTTACAAAAAGCAAATCAATGAGGATGAGCAGGTGGACAAGAAAAGCCGTTATGTTTATGCCGTGTAACTATACCTGAAAGGAGTTTGACATGAGGGACTTTTTGCAAGCATACGGGATCTTTGCTGTTTATTACGTAATCGTGATTGAGACGCTCTATTTAACGATTCTAAGCCTGTCCATCAAAAATATTTTTTCCATCATCAAAAGCTCCATGTATTCTCGCTTTCAGTCACTCTCTGGATCAGAGTACGTACCACAAATTTCGATTCTCGTTCCCGCTTACAATGAGGAATTGACCATCATTGAAAACGTTCGTTCGCTTCTCGCGCTAGATTATCCCAAGTATGAAGTCGTTGTTATTAATGACGGTTCCAAAGACGAAACGTTGCAAGTTTTGTTACAGGAGTTCCAGTTAACTCGCACAGAGTATGCAGGGGGCTCCAGAGTATTGGAAACCTCCAACGTACGAGGCGTTTATTACAATCCGCAATATCCGAATTTATATCTCATTGATAAGGAAAACGGAGGAAAAGCCGACTCGCTAAACGCGGGGATTAATCTTTCCCATTATCCATTGATTGCTTCCATCGATGCTGATTCCTTATTGGAAAAGGACGCGTTGATCCGCATCGCCAAGGTGTACATGGAAAACCCTGAAGAAACGGTCGCAATCGGCGGCATAGTCCGAATCGCTAACGGCTGTGAAATCGAGGATGGAATGATAAAGAAAGTTAATCTTCCTACCAAAATCTTGCCTATGTTTCAGTGTGTCGAATACCTAAAGGCATTCCTAGGGGGAAGGATCGGTTGGAGCTCAATCAATGGACTGATTATTGTGTCAGGTGCCTTTGGGGTATTTCGAAAAGATTTCGTGGTCAAAGCCGGCGGTTATCGAGGGGGATATCCCGGCGAGGACATGAACATTATCATCAAGCTTCATAAATATATGCTTGAAAATAAACTTCCATATCGAGTGGCTTTTTGCCCTGATGCCGTTTGCTGGACCCAGGCTCCTGATACCTTGAAAATACTTGGCAGCCAGCGAAGAAGATGGGGACGTGGCAACCTTAAAAACATGCTGGAGTACGGTATTTATATAGTAGGTCGTCCCAAGTACAAAGTTGTAGGGCTGATTACATTTCCCTATAACATCATTTTCGAAACGCTCAATCCTTATTTCAGGTTTACCGGTTTTTTGGCTCTGCTGGGATATACATTGATGGACATGACTCAATGGAGAATACTGGCTATCTATGCGATGCTGAATCTCTTGTTTGGCGTGCTGCTCGGGATCGGTTCTCTTTTTATGGAAGAGCTGGCCTTCAAGCGTTACACAAGATTTCGCGACAACCTCAAGATGTTGGCATTCCTCTTCTTCATGTTTCTTGGATATCAGCAGTTGGGAGTCATTTGGAGATTTCTGGGGCATATCGAGTTTATGCGCAACAATAACACATGGGGAACCATGACGAGAACAAGCTGGAAAACATAGAGAAATAAAGCACAGGAGGGAGATACCATGAGTCAGATTGCAAAAGCGTATTCGTTTCCTTTATTTCAAGCCTTTGAACATGTGCTTACCTTCTATGAGTCGAGTCAGTTGCCATGCGGGATTATTCTGGCTGTCACGAATGGAAGCAGTGAGGAAAAGCTCCAAGATTTGAAAATGTCTTTGGCAAAAGCAGAGGGGTTTACGGATATCCATTGTTTTTACGACAAACAAAGCAGCATTCTGGGAATTCTCCTTGGCGATCAAATGCTAGGCAATACTCATTTCTATTCTCTCTTCATCAAGGAACAGCTACAGACCCAACAACTGTTGGCAGGGCCAGTATTCATCGCCAGCTTCCCTGAACAGGGGGAATCAGCAGCACAAGTTCTCAGTGGTATGGTACAGGAGATTACTGCTGGAAAGGGAAGCGTTGGTGAGATTCACATATACAGCGGTAAAAGATCATCGGAAGAAAAGAGAAGTCTTTTGCTTGTTTCGCAAGATGAAACTGTGAATGAGTTTTTACGCATCTATTTACAAAGAAAAGGTTACTGCGTTTATTTGGCGGACAACGGGAGAGAAGCGTGGGAAAAATACAAACGATTTTTACCGGACGCTGTTATCACCGATGTCAATTTGGCCATTGAAGACGGTTACCAGCTCATCAGCAAGATCAATGCAGTTGCGCATGGCACCAAAATCGTGGTGTTAACCCACAAACGGTTGGAAGACGACAAGAAAAGATCATTCGAGCTGGGAGTCTCAGATTATATAGCGAAGCCATTTTCACCAGTGGACCTGGAAGCACGAGTGAGAAGTCTATTGTCTTAAACATAGATAAAAGGGAGGAAGAAAAAAATGAGCTACTTCACAAAATTGAAGCAAAAAATGGAATCAAAAACCGTAAAAGTCGGGGTAATTGGTCTTGGGTACGTTGGTCTTCCCCTCGCTATGGAAATGGCAAAAAGCGGTTTCTCTGTTTACGGCATCGATTTGGACCAACGGAAGGTAGAAACCTTGCTTGCAGGGAGGTCGTATATTCAGGACGTTCCTTGCGATGTGATCCAATCAAGCCTATCTGCTCAGCGATTCTTCCCGACTACTGATTATCGGGTGCTCAAGGAGCTGGATGCCGTCAGCATATGTGTGCCAACGCCGCTCAGTGAAAATCAAGACCCGGATACGTCCTTCATTAAGGGAGTTGTCCGTGAAATTATTAAATATAAAAAGAAAAACCTTCTGATTACGCTTGAGAGCACAACTTACCCGGGGACGACAGAAGAATTGATTCAATGGGAGTTCGAAAAGCTGGGTCTGACCGTCGGAAAGGATTTCTTTCTTTGCTTCTCTCCTGAGCGAGTAGACCCAGGTAACTATTCCTTCAACACACACAATACGCCAAAAGTAATCGGGGGAACCACGCCGAAGTGCTTGGAGTTGGGGGCCTTGTTGTATAGCAATTTGGTTACGAATGTAGTAACGGTTTCTTCTCCGAAGGTCGCTGAAATGTCTAAATTGCTGGAAAATACATTCCGGAGTGTAAACATTGCCTTTATCAATGAAATGGCTATGATGTGCGACAAAATGGGCATCGATGTGTGGGAGGTTATCAAAGCTGCGTCAACGAAACCGTTTGGCTACATGCCATTTTATCCAGGTCCTGGAATCGGTGGGCATTGCATTCCGCTTGATCCGATGTACCTTTCTTGGAAGGCAAAGGGCTTCCGCTTTCATAGTAAATTCATCGAACTGGCACAATCGATTAACGACAATATGCCAGACTATGTGATCAATAAAACTGCACAGGTACTGAATCTTTATGCCAAATCAATCAAAAACTCGCGGATTCTCATTTTGGGGATGGCCTACAAGCCTGACATTGATGACCTACGTGAATCCCCAGGCTTGCATATATATGAGCTGTTCCTGGAAAACGGGGCACGTGTGGATTACTACGATCCTTATGCACAAAGCTTTGTAGACAAACGCGGGAACACAGTTCGTTCCATTCCGCATGACTTGGAACAAATGAAAAATTACGATTGCATGGTACTCGTTACGAATCATAAGAGCTTTGACTACCAGAAGTTTGCTGACCTGGGTGTAGCTATCATTGATACACGGAATGCTTTTGACAGTATAACGGGTCAACACATTTACAAGCTGGGGAATCCGGCAAGGATGCACGGTGAAGAAGAACGAGTCGTACTCCTGGCTTAACTCGGAAACTGGATGCTCATTACGGAATAGGGAGGCAATCGTATGTGCGGTATCGTGGGATATATTGGTGAGGGGCAAGCGCAAAAAATCCTGACAAATGGTTTGCAGAAGTTGGAGTATCGCGGCTATGACTCGGCTGGTGTCGCAATATTTAACGGTGAAAAAATGGAGATTTGCAAGTCGAAAGGAAGGCTGGCCGTTTTGGAAGAACGGCTCGTCCAATCTCCTATGCGAGGTTGTTTGGGAATCGGACATACGCGTTGGGCCACTCACGGACGTCCATCCGATGAGAACTCACATCCGCATACGGATGAATCGGGAAAGTTTTCTGTTGTCCATAACGGTATTATCGAAAACTATCTGGAAATCAAGCAGGAGCTTTTGGACCATGGTGTCACGTTTACATCCGAGACCGATACAGAAGTCATTGCTCATCTCATTGCTGTACTATACGAAGGCGATCTCGTTACCGCGGTTCGAAATGCAGTACTGCGTATGCGCGGAGCATATGCTCTCGGGGTTATTTGCGAGTACGAACCAGATAAAATGGTGGCAGTCCGATTGGCAAGTCCATTAATTATCGGGGTAGGCAAAGGAGAAAACTTCATTGGCTCCGACATCTCTGCTGTACTTGAGCACACACGCGACATTGTCATCTTAGAAGATGGGGAAATGGCGGTTCTCAAGAAAGACAGTGTTTCTCTCATGAAAGTGGAAACGAGCGAACCGCTTCAACGAGAGTTATTCCGCGTAGATTGGAATGTGGAACAGACGGAGAAGGACGGTTTTGAGCACTTCATGCTAAAAGAAATTTACGAGCAGCCAAATGCATTTCGGAACACGCTGCTCAACCGGATTGACGAGGACGGAAAGCAAATTGTTTTAAAGGATTTTCAACTACATCCAGAACAAATCAATCGGTTTGAGAAAATATTCATCGTAGCGTGCGGAACCGCTTATCATGCAGGGTTGATCGGCAAGAATGTGATCGAAGAACTGGCGAGGATACCGGTAGAGATCGATGTCGCTTCAGAATTCAGATATCGCCGCCCTATTATATCTGAAAAAACGTTGGTCATTGTCGTGAGCCAGTCTGGTGAAACAGCTGATACGCTGGCAGCGTTGCGGGAGAGTCGACGCCTGGGAGCCAAGGTCTTGGCCATCACGAATGTACAGGGCAGCTCCATTGCCCGTGAAGCCGATTACGTACTTGCTACCTTTGCCGGGCCGGAAATTGCTGTCGCTTCAACGAAGGCGTACTCCTCTCAGGTAATCGTTTTTTACCTGCTCGGATTGTATCTAGCTCAGGTGAAGGAGACGCTTACCGAAACAGAGCGGGAATTCATGATTGCCAATCTGCGACAGCTGCCTGAGCAGGCTGAAAAGGCACTCCAACATGCGGATGATATTCGCGTCTATGCCGAGTCTATCCAAAATCATGCCAGCCTGTTCTTTATCGGTCGAGGCATTGATTATGCTGTGGCGTTGGAAGGGTCCTTGAAGCTGAAGGAAATTTCTTACCTTCACTCAGAGGCATACGCTGCAGGGGAATTAAAGCATGGAACGCTGGCTTTGATCGAAGAGGGTACGCCTGTCATTGCCTTGGTGACACAAAAAGAGCTGCAAGAAAAAATGGTTAGCAATATTACAGAAGTGAAGGCCCGAGGTGGGAATGTGTTAGCGATCACATTGGAAGGGAATGTCGAATTGCACCGAAATGTTGACGAAGTGTGCTTTGTGCCTGCGACTTTGCCTGTATTTACCCCCATCCTGTCCGTTATTCCGCTGCAGTTGATCTCGTATTATACTTCTCTGGCATTGGGTAATGATGTAGACAAGCCACGGAATCTTGCCAAAAGTGTAACCGTTGAATAAAAAATATGATTTGGAAGAATCCCGGAACAGCCAGCTTATTGGAGTGAACGGGATTCTTTCCCCATTTTGACTTGTCGGATTAACATTTATTTCCGTAAGGGGCTGAAGTGTCCATGATGGATTCCACTGACCAAACTCTTGATCAAAAAACGTTGATAGAAATCATGCTTCAGGTTTACGAGAAAGGTCAACAGACAACGACAATGGGAACGAGAGATATTGTTGAGGATATTGTCAACAGAGTAAGGCCGTACTTCAAAGAAGCCAAATAAGTCGATCTGATAGGAGGATCACATGACTAGTCGTTATGCAATTGTATTGGCAGCGGGAAAAGGGACACGAATGAGGTCTGCGCGATGCAAAGTGCTCCATGAGGTTTGTGGCAAACCAATGATCCAGCATATTGTCGACAGATTACATGGTCTTGGCATCCATGAGATTATTTTGATTGTAGGGCATGGGTCCGAGCAAGTGAAAAAGCAATTCGGTGCTTCTGTCCGCTATGCTTACCAGTCCGAGCAATTGGGGACTGCCCATGCAGTGATGATGGCGGCTGACCTCCTGCATGACAAACAGGGAACAACGATCGTGTTGAGCGGGGATACACCATTGGTGAGGGAGAAAACACTGGCGCAACTGCTCGAGCAACATGAAACTCAACATGCAGCAGCAACTGTATTAACAGCACGCGTAGACGATCCTACAGGGTACGGGCGATTGATCCGCAACGCAAACGGCTTTGTAGAACGGGTCGTGGAGCACAAGGATGCAACAGCCGAAGAACGGCTCGTATGCGAGATCAATACAGGAATGTATTGTTTCGACAACCAAAAGCTGTTTCAAGCCATATCTCGAGTGAAAAATGATAATGCCCAGAAAGAGTATTACTTGCCTGATGTTTTGAGTATTTTAAACGAGCAAAACGAGCGCATTGGGGCTTTTATGACCGATGATGCGGAAGAGGGGGGCGGCGTGAATGACAGAATCCAGCTGGCTTGCGCCGAGAGATTGCTCCGTATGCGAATCAATGAGCAGCATATGCAAAACGGGGTCACGATCATTGATCCAACCTCCACCTATATTGATGCCGATGTGTGTATCGGACCTGATACGGTTATTCATCCGGGAACGTACCTTCGCGGGAAAACAACGATAGGACCGGCTTGCGTCATCGGACCAAATGCAGACGTAAGTGATTGTATCGTAGGGGATAACGTAGAAATTCGCTACTCAAATGTATGTAATAGCACGATTCGAGATGGAGCTGTGGTTGGTCCTTATGCCTATATTCGTCCAGGTTCAGATGTAGGTGAGGGGGCGAAAGTCGGAGATTTTGTCGAACTGAAAAATTCACGTCTCGGGAAAGGTGCAAAGGTTGCTCATCTCTCGTATATTGGTGATTCTGATATTGGTGAATATGTAAACGTAGGGTGCGGTACAATCACTGTCAACTACGATGGCGTCCACAAGCATAAAACGATCGTTGGTGATCACGCCTTTATTGGTTGCAATGCCAACTTGATCGCTCCAGTTACCATCGGAGAGGGCGCTTATGTAGCCGCAGGCTCTACGATCACAGATGATGTTCCGAACGACGCTTTGGCCATCGCCAGAGAACGTCAGAGCATTAAAGAGCAGTATGCCAAACGGTTGATGACAACCCGCCCATAATCGCAGTCAGTAGGAGGATGTCTTATTTTTACAGCTAGCATAGAACCAGAACAAAATCGATCAAGCAAAAAAAAGCTACTGCTTGGTTTTTTGATCATCATCATACCAGTCATCGCAATCATCGCTTATTTGTATAAGACTCCGCCGATGATCGCGACCTGGATTTGGAATACGCAGCTCATTGTTACAGAAAGAGAAGAAATCATCGCATTTGCCAAGCAACATGACGTCAATCTCATTTATTTGCATATTGACCAAGAAAATGTTGCCCATCAAGATTATCGTTCCTTTATTAAGGAAGCAAATGCATCCGGCATTCGCGTGGATGCTCTTGCGGGAGATCCGGTCTGGTCTCTCGTTTCTAA
This genomic stretch from Brevibacillus brevis harbors:
- a CDS encoding anti-repressor SinI family protein, encoding MKTTPSPKDLLDKEWIDLILTARKMGLSIEEIRFFLMNSPLSFDEEKSEYFEA
- a CDS encoding helix-turn-helix domain-containing protein — protein: MIGSRIQQLRIDKGLSLSDLAERAGVAKSYLSSIERGIQRNPSIQFLEKIALVLNVTVDTLLQEKDIPSSENVDEEWYKLIEEAMKSGVSKEQFREFLEYNKWRLNRHK
- a CDS encoding glycosyltransferase family 2 protein; the protein is MRDFLQAYGIFAVYYVIVIETLYLTILSLSIKNIFSIIKSSMYSRFQSLSGSEYVPQISILVPAYNEELTIIENVRSLLALDYPKYEVVVINDGSKDETLQVLLQEFQLTRTEYAGGSRVLETSNVRGVYYNPQYPNLYLIDKENGGKADSLNAGINLSHYPLIASIDADSLLEKDALIRIAKVYMENPEETVAIGGIVRIANGCEIEDGMIKKVNLPTKILPMFQCVEYLKAFLGGRIGWSSINGLIIVSGAFGVFRKDFVVKAGGYRGGYPGEDMNIIIKLHKYMLENKLPYRVAFCPDAVCWTQAPDTLKILGSQRRRWGRGNLKNMLEYGIYIVGRPKYKVVGLITFPYNIIFETLNPYFRFTGFLALLGYTLMDMTQWRILAIYAMLNLLFGVLLGIGSLFMEELAFKRYTRFRDNLKMLAFLFFMFLGYQQLGVIWRFLGHIEFMRNNNTWGTMTRTSWKT
- a CDS encoding response regulator transcription factor — protein: MSQIAKAYSFPLFQAFEHVLTFYESSQLPCGIILAVTNGSSEEKLQDLKMSLAKAEGFTDIHCFYDKQSSILGILLGDQMLGNTHFYSLFIKEQLQTQQLLAGPVFIASFPEQGESAAQVLSGMVQEITAGKGSVGEIHIYSGKRSSEEKRSLLLVSQDETVNEFLRIYLQRKGYCVYLADNGREAWEKYKRFLPDAVITDVNLAIEDGYQLISKINAVAHGTKIVVLTHKRLEDDKKRSFELGVSDYIAKPFSPVDLEARVRSLLS
- a CDS encoding nucleotide sugar dehydrogenase, whose amino-acid sequence is MSYFTKLKQKMESKTVKVGVIGLGYVGLPLAMEMAKSGFSVYGIDLDQRKVETLLAGRSYIQDVPCDVIQSSLSAQRFFPTTDYRVLKELDAVSICVPTPLSENQDPDTSFIKGVVREIIKYKKKNLLITLESTTYPGTTEELIQWEFEKLGLTVGKDFFLCFSPERVDPGNYSFNTHNTPKVIGGTTPKCLELGALLYSNLVTNVVTVSSPKVAEMSKLLENTFRSVNIAFINEMAMMCDKMGIDVWEVIKAASTKPFGYMPFYPGPGIGGHCIPLDPMYLSWKAKGFRFHSKFIELAQSINDNMPDYVINKTAQVLNLYAKSIKNSRILILGMAYKPDIDDLRESPGLHIYELFLENGARVDYYDPYAQSFVDKRGNTVRSIPHDLEQMKNYDCMVLVTNHKSFDYQKFADLGVAIIDTRNAFDSITGQHIYKLGNPARMHGEEERVVLLA
- the glmS gene encoding glutamine--fructose-6-phosphate transaminase (isomerizing), whose protein sequence is MCGIVGYIGEGQAQKILTNGLQKLEYRGYDSAGVAIFNGEKMEICKSKGRLAVLEERLVQSPMRGCLGIGHTRWATHGRPSDENSHPHTDESGKFSVVHNGIIENYLEIKQELLDHGVTFTSETDTEVIAHLIAVLYEGDLVTAVRNAVLRMRGAYALGVICEYEPDKMVAVRLASPLIIGVGKGENFIGSDISAVLEHTRDIVILEDGEMAVLKKDSVSLMKVETSEPLQRELFRVDWNVEQTEKDGFEHFMLKEIYEQPNAFRNTLLNRIDEDGKQIVLKDFQLHPEQINRFEKIFIVACGTAYHAGLIGKNVIEELARIPVEIDVASEFRYRRPIISEKTLVIVVSQSGETADTLAALRESRRLGAKVLAITNVQGSSIAREADYVLATFAGPEIAVASTKAYSSQVIVFYLLGLYLAQVKETLTETEREFMIANLRQLPEQAEKALQHADDIRVYAESIQNHASLFFIGRGIDYAVALEGSLKLKEISYLHSEAYAAGELKHGTLALIEEGTPVIALVTQKELQEKMVSNITEVKARGGNVLAITLEGNVELHRNVDEVCFVPATLPVFTPILSVIPLQLISYYTSLALGNDVDKPRNLAKSVTVE
- the glmU gene encoding bifunctional UDP-N-acetylglucosamine diphosphorylase/glucosamine-1-phosphate N-acetyltransferase GlmU yields the protein MTSRYAIVLAAGKGTRMRSARCKVLHEVCGKPMIQHIVDRLHGLGIHEIILIVGHGSEQVKKQFGASVRYAYQSEQLGTAHAVMMAADLLHDKQGTTIVLSGDTPLVREKTLAQLLEQHETQHAAATVLTARVDDPTGYGRLIRNANGFVERVVEHKDATAEERLVCEINTGMYCFDNQKLFQAISRVKNDNAQKEYYLPDVLSILNEQNERIGAFMTDDAEEGGGVNDRIQLACAERLLRMRINEQHMQNGVTIIDPTSTYIDADVCIGPDTVIHPGTYLRGKTTIGPACVIGPNADVSDCIVGDNVEIRYSNVCNSTIRDGAVVGPYAYIRPGSDVGEGAKVGDFVELKNSRLGKGAKVAHLSYIGDSDIGEYVNVGCGTITVNYDGVHKHKTIVGDHAFIGCNANLIAPVTIGEGAYVAAGSTITDDVPNDALAIARERQSIKEQYAKRLMTTRP